A genomic stretch from Candidatus Thiothrix anitrata includes:
- the radA gene encoding DNA repair protein RadA — translation MSKAKLQYHCIACGSLHSKWSGQCADCGAWNTLEETLSLPVSKQTTERTGNYTGEQAVIRSLQEVSLHESPRIPTQQAELDRVLGGGLVAGSVILMGGDPGIGKSTILLQTLAELSALDCLYVTGEESLQQVGLRAKRLGLPTDRLRLLTETCVENILNLAAKEKPGLMVIDSIQTIFTDHLQSAPGSVSQIREAAAKLVRFAKQTQTAMFLVGHVTKEGTLAGPRVLEHMVDTVLYFEGDPGGRYRILRAVKNRFGAVNELGVFAMTEHGLKGVSNPSAIFLSRHEESVSGSVIMVTREGTRPLMVEMQALVDQSHGSAPRRVTLGLEQNRLAMLLAVLHRHGGISMFDQDVFINIVGGVKIAETAADLPLLLAALSSFRNRPLPTDLVVFGEVGLAGEIRPVPNGEERLREAAKHGFHRAIVPKGNQPRQPIEGITVEAVSRLEKAVQLVM, via the coding sequence ATGAGTAAAGCCAAACTTCAATACCATTGCATCGCGTGCGGCTCACTTCACAGCAAATGGAGTGGGCAATGCGCTGACTGTGGGGCGTGGAATACCCTCGAAGAAACCCTGAGCCTTCCCGTCAGTAAACAAACAACCGAACGTACTGGTAATTATACTGGCGAACAAGCTGTCATTCGCTCATTGCAAGAAGTCAGTTTACACGAAAGTCCGCGCATCCCAACCCAGCAAGCCGAGCTAGATCGTGTTTTGGGTGGTGGCTTAGTGGCAGGATCGGTCATTTTAATGGGCGGCGACCCCGGCATTGGCAAATCCACCATTTTATTACAAACCCTCGCCGAATTAAGTGCACTCGACTGCCTCTACGTCACTGGAGAGGAGTCGTTGCAGCAAGTGGGGTTACGCGCAAAACGCCTAGGATTACCCACCGACCGGTTGCGCTTGCTAACGGAAACGTGCGTCGAAAATATTCTCAACTTGGCTGCAAAAGAAAAACCCGGACTCATGGTGATTGACTCGATTCAAACCATTTTTACCGACCACCTACAATCAGCCCCCGGCTCAGTCAGCCAAATCCGTGAAGCGGCAGCAAAGTTGGTGCGCTTCGCCAAGCAAACGCAAACCGCCATGTTTCTTGTCGGTCATGTCACGAAAGAAGGAACGCTAGCAGGCCCACGCGTACTGGAGCACATGGTGGACACCGTGCTATATTTTGAAGGCGACCCTGGCGGACGTTATCGTATTTTACGAGCCGTTAAAAATCGTTTCGGTGCGGTCAATGAACTCGGTGTATTTGCAATGACTGAACACGGCCTCAAGGGGGTGAGCAATCCTTCCGCCATTTTCTTATCACGTCATGAGGAATCGGTATCCGGCAGTGTTATCATGGTAACACGTGAAGGCACACGTCCGCTCATGGTAGAAATGCAGGCATTGGTTGATCAAAGTCACGGCAGCGCACCGCGTCGTGTCACACTGGGCTTGGAACAAAACCGCCTTGCAATGTTATTAGCCGTACTGCACCGACATGGTGGTATTTCAATGTTCGATCAAGATGTTTTTATCAATATTGTGGGCGGCGTTAAGATTGCAGAAACCGCAGCTGATTTACCATTACTACTAGCGGCACTCTCAAGTTTCCGCAATCGCCCTTTACCTACTGATCTGGTGGTTTTCGGAGAGGTTGGATTGGCGGGCGAAATTCGCCCCGTTCCAAACGGTGAGGAAAGATTGCGGGAAGCTGCCAAGCACGGTTTCCACCGCGCCATTGTGCCCAAGGGAAACCAACCAAGACAGCCAATTGAAGGAATTACCGTCGAAGCGGTCTCACGATTGGAAAAAGCTGTTCAACTAGTGATGTAA
- a CDS encoding DEAD/DEAH box helicase, which produces MSFSELGLNPTFAVTIEAAGYENPTELQKQLIPLMTAHKSVIIWTQSASGKTGAFLIPAMDHVLSNPLEEHRHARVLILTSRRDRVNQINYTIKRLLGDGQQIRSGFIVSGRPYQPQMRLLRRPLDLMIATPGRLNDLVDNNKADFSKLEMLIIDDLSAIYHKGLHGLINKILSERSSECPIIAFVRKEDDIATYARTILAGAEELEIEDDRNPLLHIPQVVHLADDYTHKIALMDHLLDEFAGEPTVIFTMTSKVAKALAESLSNHGHSAEVAADIPANERNSDTCPILIYADQDGLSPQLRGDEHVINFELPSKIEDYETRLRDLATANREEAVIAVVLPRERENLKLIEDSLGDSIEQCNLPGLAPLEHTSGSFMPAVRSPRSHHNHDGRGQRNQGGGASRGGSRQQNTSNGGRNASNQQGRSNHKSVQGRNPEQRPHDDHQAATGSADQRQQRKGPYGRLNGGAQRKRSDGTSGEAARPYSNNPRPHYGGRRDNNTGGSYEIGSWEKPNYTPQQPAGDKTADDKKVVIRYKEKRRIVTQ; this is translated from the coding sequence TTGTCGTTCTCAGAATTAGGCCTTAATCCAACGTTCGCAGTCACCATTGAGGCGGCTGGTTACGAAAATCCGACTGAGCTGCAAAAGCAGTTGATTCCCCTAATGACGGCGCATAAGAGCGTTATCATTTGGACGCAATCTGCTTCCGGCAAAACAGGGGCATTCCTGATTCCGGCCATGGATCATGTGCTGAGCAATCCCTTGGAAGAACATCGCCACGCACGCGTTTTAATCTTGACTTCACGCCGTGACCGGGTGAATCAGATTAATTACACTATCAAGCGTTTATTAGGCGATGGGCAGCAAATACGCTCCGGTTTTATTGTCAGTGGTCGCCCTTATCAACCGCAAATGCGCTTGTTGCGCCGCCCCTTAGACTTAATGATTGCCACTCCCGGTCGCTTGAATGATTTGGTCGACAACAACAAAGCCGATTTTTCCAAGCTGGAAATGCTGATTATTGATGATCTGAGCGCGATTTATCACAAGGGTCTACATGGGCTGATTAATAAAATCCTCTCCGAACGCTCTTCTGAATGCCCGATTATCGCTTTTGTACGCAAAGAAGATGATATCGCCACTTACGCCCGCACCATACTCGCTGGCGCGGAAGAATTAGAAATTGAAGATGATCGCAATCCTCTGCTGCATATTCCACAGGTCGTACATCTTGCGGATGATTACACCCACAAAATTGCATTAATGGATCACTTACTGGATGAGTTTGCTGGTGAACCTACCGTCATCTTTACTATGACCAGTAAAGTTGCCAAAGCCTTAGCAGAAAGCCTGAGTAATCATGGGCATAGTGCGGAAGTAGCAGCAGATATTCCAGCAAATGAGCGTAATAGCGACACCTGCCCCATACTAATTTATGCCGACCAAGATGGGCTTAGCCCACAATTACGTGGTGATGAGCATGTCATTAATTTTGAATTACCGTCCAAAATTGAAGATTACGAAACGCGCTTACGCGACCTAGCCACCGCTAATCGTGAAGAAGCCGTTATTGCTGTGGTGCTGCCACGAGAACGCGAAAATCTAAAATTAATCGAAGATTCCCTAGGGGACTCGATTGAACAATGCAACCTACCCGGACTCGCACCACTAGAACATACTTCCGGTAGTTTCATGCCAGCAGTACGTTCTCCACGCAGTCACCACAACCACGATGGGCGCGGACAACGTAATCAGGGCGGCGGCGCATCACGTGGTGGCTCTCGCCAACAAAACACCAGCAATGGTGGTCGCAACGCTTCCAACCAACAAGGACGCAGTAACCATAAATCTGTACAAGGACGTAATCCAGAGCAACGTCCGCATGATGATCACCAAGCAGCCACAGGCAGTGCCGATCAACGCCAACAACGCAAAGGTCCTTATGGTCGCCTGAATGGTGGAGCACAACGCAAGCGCAGTGATGGCACTAGTGGTGAAGCAGCACGTCCTTATTCCAATAACCCGCGTCCCCATTATGGTGGACGACGTGATAACAATACCGGCGGCTCTTACGAGATCGGTAGCTGGGAAAAGCCTAATTATACGCCACAGCAACCCGCTGGCGATAAAACCGCTGACGACAAAAAAGTGGTGATTCGCTATAAAGAAAAACGCCGCATTGTGACACAATAA
- a CDS encoding YdcH family protein gives MQQDIEVLHQQLATLMQEHRELDEAIEQLLAQADHDQFKATRMKKRKLLLKDMIAKISSQLIPDQPA, from the coding sequence ATGCAGCAAGATATAGAAGTGCTTCATCAACAACTCGCCACTCTCATGCAAGAACATCGGGAGCTGGATGAGGCTATTGAACAATTACTAGCACAAGCTGATCACGACCAATTTAAAGCCACCCGCATGAAAAAGCGCAAGTTACTGTTGAAAGACATGATCGCCAAAATCAGCAGTCAGCTTATCCCGGATCAGCCCGCTTAA
- a CDS encoding Nudix family hydrolase, which yields MSEPLYVVAAVIRGSDGRILLAQRPNNKHQGGKWEFPGGKLEAGETPLQALGRELQEELGITPRQARPLIKVRYAYPERSVLLDVWEVTAFQGVPHGCEGQPVAWFSAAQLPSLEFPAANAPIVTAALLPDHYLITPEPSNFPHFLSRLENCLQAGVRLVQFRAKSLNASVYLGLAQEVIELTHAYQCKVMVNSPPLAIAGADGVHLTSRQLQQASAQILESRLPGQWLSAACHNVEELARAAKLGVDFALLAPVLPTRTHPGMPALGWRAFQDSVDAVNFPVYALGGLNAADLATARQYGGQGIAAIRGLWGEV from the coding sequence ATGAGTGAGCCGCTGTATGTGGTCGCGGCAGTGATTCGTGGTAGTGATGGCAGGATATTATTAGCCCAACGCCCTAATAATAAACACCAAGGTGGTAAGTGGGAGTTCCCCGGCGGAAAGTTAGAAGCGGGTGAAACCCCATTGCAAGCTTTGGGTCGTGAACTTCAGGAAGAACTGGGTATCACCCCGCGCCAAGCACGACCTTTGATCAAAGTGCGCTATGCTTATCCCGAACGCAGTGTTTTGCTGGATGTTTGGGAAGTAACCGCTTTCCAAGGCGTGCCGCACGGTTGTGAGGGTCAGCCTGTTGCGTGGTTTAGTGCTGCACAGTTACCCTCGCTAGAGTTTCCGGCAGCGAACGCGCCGATTGTCACTGCGGCATTATTGCCCGATCACTATTTAATCACCCCTGAGCCTAGCAATTTCCCCCATTTTTTAAGTCGTTTGGAAAACTGTCTGCAAGCAGGTGTGCGTTTGGTGCAATTTCGTGCTAAATCGTTGAATGCATCGGTATATTTAGGCTTAGCGCAAGAAGTGATTGAGCTGACCCACGCTTATCAGTGCAAAGTTATGGTTAACTCACCGCCCCTAGCAATAGCGGGTGCAGATGGCGTGCATTTGACCAGTAGGCAATTGCAGCAAGCATCTGCGCAAATACTTGAGTCGCGATTGCCCGGTCAATGGTTGTCAGCGGCTTGCCATAATGTGGAAGAGTTAGCGCGGGCGGCCAAATTGGGTGTGGATTTCGCACTGCTTGCGCCTGTATTGCCAACACGAACACATCCGGGAATGCCAGCACTGGGTTGGAGGGCATTTCAGGATAGTGTGGATGCCGTGAATTTTCCGGTGTATGCACTGGGTGGTTTGAATGCCGCTGACCTAGCTACCGCAAGGCAGTACGGTGGGCAGGGAATTGCCGCTATCCGAGGATTATGGGGCGAAGTTTAA
- the argJ gene encoding bifunctional glutamate N-acetyltransferase/amino-acid acetyltransferase ArgJ: MAVNLQAPDSLLPVAGVRLASVNAGIRYKNRNDLLLIELENGSHTAAVFTRNAFCAAPVHVCRSHLQHSSPRYLLINAGNANAGTGERGMQAARECCEQLAEQGECWAEQVLPFSTGVIGAQLPVEKITAVLPQALTQLDENGWMDASRTIMTTDTVAKAISRQVEIFGETITITGIAKGAGMIHPDMATMLAYVATDALLEKETLQQVLNAVVEETFNCITVDGDTSTNDSLVVMATGSSGIYVGGAGLGAFQQALQEVCLYLAQAIIRDGEGATKFISIDVQGAATRAEARQVGNTVALSPLVKTALFASDPNWGRILAAVGRSHVDALDVSRISIWLGETVLIVNGEPAPIYQEALGAAEMRRDEINIRIDLGRGQASATTWTCDFSYDYVKINAEYRS, encoded by the coding sequence ATGGCAGTCAATTTACAAGCACCTGATAGTTTGTTGCCCGTTGCTGGGGTGCGTTTAGCGTCGGTTAATGCCGGTATCCGTTACAAGAACCGTAACGATTTATTGCTCATCGAACTGGAAAATGGCAGTCATACCGCAGCGGTTTTTACCCGTAATGCGTTTTGTGCTGCGCCAGTTCATGTTTGCCGCAGCCATTTACAGCACTCTAGCCCGCGTTATTTGTTGATCAATGCGGGTAATGCGAATGCCGGTACAGGCGAGCGGGGGATGCAGGCGGCGCGTGAGTGCTGTGAACAACTCGCTGAGCAAGGTGAGTGCTGGGCTGAGCAAGTATTGCCATTTTCCACTGGCGTGATTGGGGCGCAACTTCCTGTCGAAAAAATCACTGCTGTATTACCGCAAGCTTTGACACAACTGGATGAAAATGGTTGGATGGATGCTTCGCGCACCATTATGACTACCGATACCGTAGCGAAAGCGATCAGCCGTCAGGTGGAAATCTTTGGCGAAACTATCACAATTACCGGTATCGCTAAGGGCGCGGGAATGATCCACCCTGATATGGCGACAATGTTGGCGTATGTGGCGACGGATGCCTTGCTGGAAAAAGAAACATTGCAGCAGGTGTTGAATGCGGTGGTTGAAGAGACTTTCAACTGTATTACCGTCGATGGCGACACCTCTACCAATGATTCTTTGGTGGTGATGGCAACGGGCAGTTCCGGTATTTATGTCGGTGGTGCAGGTTTGGGTGCATTCCAACAGGCATTGCAGGAAGTGTGTTTGTACCTCGCTCAGGCGATTATTCGTGATGGTGAAGGTGCAACCAAATTCATTAGTATTGATGTGCAAGGTGCGGCTACCCGTGCTGAAGCTCGCCAAGTGGGTAATACCGTCGCGTTGTCACCGCTGGTGAAAACTGCATTATTTGCCAGTGACCCTAATTGGGGTCGCATTCTGGCAGCGGTAGGCCGTAGTCATGTGGATGCTTTGGATGTCAGCCGTATTAGTATTTGGCTTGGTGAAACCGTGTTGATTGTTAATGGTGAGCCTGCGCCGATTTATCAAGAAGCTTTGGGTGCAGCAGAAATGCGCCGCGACGAAATTAACATTCGCATTGATTTAGGTCGTGGGCAAGCCTCCGCAACTACTTGGACTTGCGATTTTTCTTACGATTACGTCAAAATCAACGCGGAATACCGCAGTTAA
- the secA gene encoding preprotein translocase subunit SecA — MLGSVARKIFGSRNDRLVKSYSKLVKKINVLEDQYRALSDAQLAAKTVEFRARLAKDEALDSLLPEAFAVVREAGQRTLGMRHYDVQMIGGMVLHDGKIAEMRTGEGKTLVATLAAYLNALPGHGMHVITVNDYLAQRDAAQMARLYSFLGLTTGVIVNGLSSDQRREAYAADITYGTNNEFGFDYLRDNMAFRKEDRVQRPLHYAIVDEVDSILIDEARTPLIISGPSHDASQLYTAINSIIPQLTKQLEEEGEGDYSVDEKARQVYLTEAGQERVEQLLSDSGILPEGQSLYDTISISVLHHLNAGLRAHVLFQRNVDYIVRDGKIVIVDEFTGRTMPGRRWSEGLHQAIEAKEEVEIQAENQTLASITFQNYFRLYEKLSGMTGTADTEAFELQQIYALEVVVIPTHRPMIRKDANDLVFLTAEEKYEAIIKEIQLEVEKGRPILVGTASIDTSELVSNKLKALRIPHEVLNAKQHEREAHIVANAGRPGAVTIATNMAGRGTDIVLGGSLEEELRQLAAPNPEAEEKIRALWKKRHDAVVASGGLHILGTERHESRRIDNQLRGRSGRQGDPGSSRFFLSLEDTLMRIFASERVKGMMQRLGMEKGQAIEAGLVSKSIENAQRKVEAHNYDIRKHLLEYDDVANDQRKVVYGQRNELLEADDIADMIANIREDVVDTLFAKHVPPGSIDEQWDIDGLHKQLYTDFGLDLPIKHWLATEKNLYEELLRDRIQEQVAEVLKHKEEMISEPNMRRLERDVMLHVLDTEWKEHLAAMDYLRQSVGLRGYAQKNPKQEYKREAFEMFEQLLERLKHDVIAFLMRIQLQEPQAAIAELETHSEQPMQFSHPSASSVLVDDDEIVDAVVGDDTFKREGEKIGRNDPCPCGSGKKYKHCHGKLS; from the coding sequence ATGTTGGGTTCCGTAGCCAGAAAAATTTTTGGCAGCCGCAATGACCGTCTGGTTAAGTCTTATTCCAAACTAGTCAAAAAAATCAATGTACTGGAAGATCAGTACCGTGCCTTGTCTGATGCGCAATTGGCGGCTAAGACCGTAGAGTTTCGGGCGCGTTTAGCCAAAGACGAAGCCTTGGACAGCTTATTGCCGGAAGCTTTTGCGGTTGTGCGCGAAGCGGGGCAGCGTACCTTAGGAATGCGCCATTACGATGTGCAAATGATCGGTGGGATGGTGTTGCATGACGGCAAAATTGCTGAAATGCGCACGGGTGAAGGCAAAACTTTAGTAGCAACGCTGGCTGCGTATTTGAATGCTTTACCGGGACATGGGATGCATGTCATTACGGTGAACGATTATCTGGCGCAACGTGACGCAGCACAGATGGCACGTTTGTACAGCTTCCTTGGTTTGACTACGGGTGTCATTGTAAACGGTTTAAGTTCTGATCAGCGGCGTGAAGCGTATGCTGCGGATATTACTTACGGTACCAATAATGAATTCGGCTTTGATTACTTGCGGGATAATATGGCCTTCCGTAAGGAAGATCGGGTGCAGCGTCCTTTGCACTATGCCATCGTGGATGAGGTTGACTCTATCCTGATTGATGAAGCACGGACTCCGTTGATTATTTCAGGGCCGAGTCATGATGCTTCACAATTGTATACCGCGATCAATAGCATTATTCCGCAACTGACCAAGCAGCTTGAAGAAGAAGGCGAGGGCGACTACTCGGTTGATGAGAAAGCGCGTCAGGTATATTTGACAGAAGCCGGGCAAGAGCGTGTTGAACAGTTGTTGAGCGATTCGGGTATTTTGCCAGAAGGCCAGAGCTTGTACGACACCATTAGCATTAGTGTGCTGCACCATCTGAATGCTGGTTTACGTGCACATGTATTGTTCCAGCGTAACGTCGATTACATTGTGCGTGACGGCAAAATCGTCATTGTCGATGAGTTTACCGGGCGCACCATGCCGGGTCGCCGTTGGTCTGAAGGTTTGCATCAAGCGATTGAAGCCAAAGAAGAAGTTGAAATTCAGGCGGAAAACCAAACGCTGGCCTCGATTACCTTCCAGAACTATTTCCGTTTGTATGAAAAGCTTTCCGGCATGACCGGTACGGCGGATACCGAGGCGTTTGAGTTACAGCAAATTTATGCCTTAGAGGTTGTGGTTATTCCGACCCATCGTCCGATGATTCGTAAGGATGCCAATGATCTGGTGTTTTTGACAGCAGAAGAAAAATACGAAGCGATTATCAAAGAAATTCAACTTGAAGTGGAGAAAGGTCGCCCGATTTTGGTGGGAACGGCTTCGATTGATACCTCCGAATTGGTTTCCAATAAGCTCAAGGCATTGAGAATCCCGCATGAAGTACTCAATGCAAAACAACACGAACGCGAAGCGCATATTGTTGCGAATGCAGGTCGTCCCGGTGCAGTGACGATTGCTACCAATATGGCTGGGCGTGGTACGGATATTGTGTTGGGTGGTAGCTTAGAGGAAGAGTTACGTCAATTGGCCGCGCCGAATCCTGAAGCCGAAGAGAAGATTCGTGCTTTGTGGAAAAAACGCCATGATGCTGTGGTTGCTTCCGGTGGTTTACATATTTTGGGTACAGAGCGTCACGAATCACGGCGGATTGACAATCAGTTGCGCGGTCGTTCAGGTCGTCAGGGTGACCCCGGTTCCTCACGTTTCTTCCTGTCGCTTGAAGACACACTCATGCGTATTTTTGCTTCTGAGCGGGTCAAAGGCATGATGCAGCGTTTGGGGATGGAAAAAGGTCAGGCAATCGAAGCAGGTTTGGTTTCCAAGTCGATTGAAAATGCTCAGCGCAAAGTGGAAGCACACAACTACGATATTCGTAAACACTTGTTGGAATACGATGATGTTGCCAACGACCAGCGTAAGGTAGTGTACGGGCAGCGTAATGAATTGCTGGAAGCCGATGACATCGCCGATATGATTGCAAATATCCGTGAAGATGTGGTCGATACCTTATTTGCGAAGCATGTTCCGCCAGGAAGTATTGATGAGCAGTGGGATATTGACGGTCTTCATAAGCAGCTCTATACCGATTTTGGTTTGGATTTGCCCATTAAGCATTGGCTGGCGACTGAAAAGAACTTATACGAAGAGCTCTTGCGTGACCGTATTCAGGAGCAGGTAGCAGAAGTACTGAAGCATAAGGAAGAGATGATTTCCGAGCCGAACATGCGACGTTTGGAGCGTGATGTCATGTTGCATGTGTTGGATACGGAGTGGAAAGAGCATTTGGCGGCGATGGACTACTTGCGTCAAAGTGTGGGTTTGCGTGGTTACGCGCAGAAAAATCCTAAACAGGAATACAAGCGTGAAGCCTTTGAAATGTTTGAGCAGCTATTAGAGCGTCTCAAACACGATGTGATTGCTTTCCTGATGCGGATTCAATTACAGGAGCCGCAGGCCGCTATTGCGGAACTGGAAACGCACTCTGAACAGCCGATGCAGTTTAGCCACCCTAGTGCCAGCAGTGTATTGGTAGACGATGATGAGATCGTCGATGCTGTGGTAGGTGATGACACCTTTAAACGTGAAGGTGAGAAAATTGGACGTAATGATCCGTGCCCGTGTGGTTCTGGTAAGAAATACAAGCATTGCCACGGTAAGCTGAGTTGA